The following proteins are co-located in the Dehalococcoides mccartyi 195 genome:
- a CDS encoding response regulator transcription factor codes for MNKITLKPGKPSARAGHCPSPVKILLADDHEVAREGLRKMLRCEADIEIVGEADNASDAIKLVQELKPQVIVMDVTISGMCGCELSRQLKAVYPPARVIFLTEYEAEQYTADALANSINGFLTKNSSPELLSNTIRVVACGGSVWQEKLLENASKKMIKALNIRAERQNLSSEHSSSAVSIVPQDVLSPRELEILIMVARGYTNKEISVNMDYAEITIKKYVKSILSKLNVSNRTLAGIAAVKFGLV; via the coding sequence GTGAATAAGATAACCTTGAAACCCGGCAAACCCTCTGCCAGGGCAGGGCACTGTCCTTCACCTGTCAAAATCCTGTTGGCGGATGACCACGAAGTTGCCAGAGAAGGCTTGCGTAAAATGCTGCGATGCGAAGCAGATATTGAGATAGTGGGCGAGGCGGATAATGCCTCGGATGCTATCAAGCTGGTACAGGAACTAAAACCCCAGGTTATTGTAATGGATGTTACCATATCCGGTATGTGCGGATGTGAGCTGAGCCGCCAGCTGAAGGCCGTATATCCTCCGGCCAGGGTTATATTTCTTACCGAGTACGAGGCTGAACAATATACAGCCGATGCTTTGGCTAACAGTATAAATGGGTTTTTGACTAAAAACTCTTCGCCTGAGCTTCTTTCCAACACTATCAGGGTTGTAGCTTGCGGCGGCAGTGTCTGGCAGGAAAAATTACTTGAAAATGCCTCTAAAAAAATGATCAAAGCTTTAAATATACGGGCTGAAAGACAGAATTTAAGCAGTGAACACTCGTCTTCAGCAGTAAGTATCGTACCTCAGGACGTGCTTTCCCCGCGTGAACTGGAGATACTTATTATGGTGGCGCGCGGTTATACCAACAAGGAAATCAGCGTTAATATGGATTATGCTGAAATCACCATCAAGAAATATGTTAAAAGTATTCTAAGCAAACTCAACGTTTCCAACCGGACTCTGGCGGGTATTGCGGCTGTCAAGTTCGGGCTTGTTTAG
- a CDS encoding PrsW family intramembrane metalloprotease, giving the protein MNYLKKIKTYLTTYRWTWVLVGGLGLFLVADQLIKLTGGANFLPLLVVLGAFIMPVTFVVFIYERLPLANKNIRWVLASFFVGGIIGLIMAGLLEYATVSNLNLSGLFVVGVIEEAAKLIFPMLLFWGGGFRAEANGVLFGVAAGMGFAALETMGYGVVSLIQSQGDINILEQVLLFRGLFSPAGHAAWTGIVCAVLWRQRAEYGRGPLNLAVILAFMLAVALHIVWDIASGLNLPGVWAAVVLLAVAALSLLLLVRAIRHARYQLRREDFSV; this is encoded by the coding sequence ATGAACTACCTGAAGAAAATTAAAACCTATCTGACCACTTACCGCTGGACCTGGGTACTGGTAGGCGGGCTGGGACTGTTTTTAGTTGCCGACCAGCTTATCAAGCTGACCGGCGGGGCTAACTTTTTGCCGCTACTGGTAGTGCTGGGTGCCTTTATCATGCCGGTAACCTTTGTCGTATTTATCTATGAGCGTTTGCCTCTGGCGAACAAAAATATCCGCTGGGTGCTGGCCAGTTTCTTTGTGGGCGGGATAATCGGGCTGATTATGGCAGGTTTGCTGGAATATGCTACTGTCTCCAACCTGAACCTGTCAGGGTTGTTTGTGGTGGGAGTTATTGAAGAAGCTGCCAAACTGATATTCCCGATGCTGCTTTTCTGGGGCGGAGGTTTCCGGGCTGAGGCTAACGGGGTTTTATTCGGAGTGGCAGCCGGAATGGGCTTTGCCGCTTTGGAAACGATGGGTTATGGGGTGGTTAGCCTTATCCAGAGCCAGGGGGATATAAATATCTTGGAGCAGGTGCTTCTTTTCCGGGGCTTGTTTTCACCTGCCGGGCATGCCGCCTGGACTGGTATAGTCTGTGCCGTGCTGTGGAGACAGCGCGCCGAATATGGCAGAGGGCCGCTTAATCTGGCAGTTATACTGGCTTTTATGCTGGCTGTGGCACTGCATATTGTCTGGGATATAGCCAGCGGGCTGAATCTGCCCGGTGTCTGGGCGGCGGTAGTGCTGCTGGCGGTGGCCGCATTAAGTTTGCTGTTACTAGTAAGGGCTATACGCCATGCCCGCTACCAGTTGCGCCGGGAGGATTTTTCGGTTTAA